The stretch of DNA ATATGTTGCTGCCGGCCGTTCCAACAAAATTATAGTAAGGATTCATTTCGATACAGAACTAATACTtccaattcatctcattattataatttttttaaatttttatataaaatataataaataatttaattttttttaaattctaaaaaaataataatattaaaaaataatattttatttagttcaTCTACaattatctaatctcatcttatatcactatCTAAATTCGCCCTTACTATCTAAATCAACCCTAAATCTTAAAAGAGTACTAATTAGTTTGTGGATCATTTAGCGCTCATAAGTACTCTCAGTATATACCCAACTTCATAAAACATACACCATAATTTgaactttaaatatatatatatatatatatatatatatatatatatcacctgGCCCGAAGCTGATTAATTCATAAACAGAAGGGAAATGCTAGTCACCCCGCTCTTAAGTCCCGTTCTTGTATCCTGCTCGACGTGGCCTACACATttacaaacaaaacaattatttaaaacaCACGGAAAGCAACAGAACAATAtcctcccgcgcgatctctacTTCTCCTTCGCCCATCTACCCCGTTCGGCGCAGCCATCGACACCGCTGCCTCCCTCCATCTCCGACCTCTCATCTCTGACCTCCATAACacagttttttcttcttctttttttccctccccCAGACCCCGCGCGCTCTTTGCTTCTCCCTCACCCATCTACCCCATTCGGTGCAGCCATCTCGCTCATCGACACCATTCCCTCCCTCCATCTCCAACCTCATCTCCCCTCCCTCCATCTCAGACCTCATCTCCGACCTCCAGACCACagtttgtttctctcttttttttccctcccccaGCCCCACGAGTTCGAGCCCCACCAGTTCGTGGTCCCCTCTCGGCCATCTCTCCGACAGATCCAaggtctattttttttcttttctcagttAGCTTCCCTTGCAAttgatgttcgaacgttttttttttttttttttttttgtgctttgtctggatttttttttcttttgagctaTGTTGCAGTAGTGTTGTTATGATCTTTACTTATTGTACTAAGGAAGGGAAATAAAATAGAACGATAGAGAAATTTGTGAAACAAGAAATTGCAGTTGACATATTTGTGAAAATGCctgtgaaaacaaaaaatggaaatggaatggGCGATCGGTTCTATGGAGAAAATAAATAGGTTCAATACTGCAGTTCTATGGAGAAAATAAATAGGTTTAATACTGTAGTTGACATGCTTTTTTTATTTCGGTTTCATTATATATTAATCTCTAGCTCTCGtatgaaattactatttttataaagcTTTATTTTAATATCCTTGTTTCACATGTTGTATATTTGCAGACATTTGAACGTTGCAATGGATGCCGACatagaatttttaaataatgagtgTGATGAGGTAGAAATTGATAAGGAGATTGGAGGTGATGAAACAATTGAAGAACCTATGGTTGGAATGCAATTTTCATCTATAGAAGAAGTGCATGCTTATTATATGAAGTATGGTAAGAAGAAAGGGTTTAGGGTATCCAAAAGGAATATTAGACAGGATGACGATGGGACAGTAAGATGGTTTTGCTTGGCATGCACGCGAGGAGGCACATTGAAGAGTACGGTTGCCAATGTTATGAAACCAAGACAAACAGTAAAGATGGGATGTAAGGCTAGGATTAATGCGGTATTAAATGTTGAAGGTGGATATATTATATCTAAGGTGATATTGGATCACACCCACGCCTGTAGTCCGGGGAAGGCAAGACATTTCAGATGCTTTAAGAAGGTTGATGCTCGTGTCGCTAAGAGGCTTGAAATAAATGACAAGGCAGGAATAAGGTTGTCCAAAAATTTTAAGTCTGTGATTGTTGAGGCGGAGGGTTATGAGAATGTAACATTCGGGGAGAATGAGTGTCAAAACTACATTGACAAAGCACGACGACTTCGCCTCGGGGTTGGAGGTGGTGTAGCTTTATGTAACTATTTCAAagatatgtaaaaaaaaaaattcaaaattttattataagattgaCGTTGACAATGAGATGCGGttaaagaatgtgttttgggcagACGCCCGGAGTAGAGTTATGTATGAATCATTCGGGGATGTGATtacatttgatacaacatatCTTACTAATGCGTATAAAATGCCTTTTGCACTGTTTATGGGTGTGAACCACCATGAGCAGTCAATCCTAGTCGGGTGCGGATTGATATCCAATGAGGACGCAGATACATTCGAGTGGTTATTTCAGTCATGGTTGCAGTGTATGAATAACCAACTGCCAAATGCAATCATCATAGACAAAGACAAGGCCACGAAAATTACAACATCGAGGGCGTTTCCAACTTCTAGGCATCGATTCTACTTGtggcatataatgaaaaaacttCCTGAGAAATTTAGCTCACATTGTTGATACGGAGAAATCAAAAGTACCCTACATAGATGCGTATATGACTCTTTCAGTCAGCATGAGTTTGATGAACACTGGTGCCGTATGCTCGATACATATGATTTGCATGAGAATGCATGGTTAGTATCACTGTATAATGATCGACATTATTGGGTGTTGGCCTATGTTAGAGACACATTCTGGGCAGGAATGTCAACCACACAACGAAGTGAATGaataaatgcattttttgacGACTACGTTCACTATAGAACTACTCTGAAGCAATTTGTTGACCAGTATTCAGCCGTTAGAAGGAAGGTAGAGAATAAAGCAATTGCTAACTTCAATTCCTTTAACACGGACATTCCTTGTATCAGTCGCTATCCTCTTGAGAAGCAATTTCAAAGTGCATATACTAAGGAGATGGGGTGTGGGGATGGTAGATATATGTTCGTTGTTGTGGATGAGGTTCAAGTTGGTAATGACTTATTAAAACGTGTAACCTTTAATGTGGAAGTTGATCAAGATCCCCTTGATGTGAAATGCAGTTGTaagttatttgagtttaggGGTATTCTGTGCAGACACGCTCTCCTTGTCTTAACTCAAATGGGCCAACATACAATACTATCAAAATACATCTTAGATCGGTGGAGGAAAGATATTAAGCGAAAATACACATTCATGAAGAGTAGTTATGACACTACTAGCATCGACGATGCACGAATGTACGATAGGATCCAAAATTGTTTCTATGAACTGTGTTCCAATGCTTCTTGGCTGAGAGTAGTTGTGTTAAATTGATTAGTCAGATAGAACAGTTGAAGACACAGTACCCTGGTATCGCTGATCATGATACTAGCAACACAGTTGATACAACTCCTACGACGGAGGCTTCGACCCCTAGAGTTCTTAGTCCTTTGGTAGTTCGGAGTAAGGGAAAACCACCATCTAAGAGAAAAGTGCACCCGCTGAGAAGAGTATTAAGAAATCCAGTACGAAAGGTGATTGCACAACAACCAAGCTGagattcatttttattaattttgtataccaAATTTACGATTCACTTGGTCTTgaatgttttgttgttttttatttaatttatttttaatttatactttTAACACTAGGATCAACAAAGTCAAGTTTGGATACATGCGTcggaatttttttcaactcctcGACTGCTCATCACTCACAGCTAatgtaaaactaaaatattttgataatcttTTTAGTGAATTGTGTTGCCACTGACAACATTTTTTATGCCCTATAGGACAACACTATGAAGGCTTTCCATTAGGATTTCAGTGCTTTTTGATTGGTAGATGCCATGAGACAAATTTATACTTGGGATTTTATATTGTAATCTCGAGATATTATTGAACCTGTTTTTGTATTGATGTGTTTAGATCATTAATTGTAAACTGGGGATTGTATTGAACCTGTTTTTGTATTGACGTGTTTAGATCATTAATTGTAATCTTGGGATTGTATTGAACCTGTTTTTATAATCGTCATTTTTATAATAGTTTGTTGATTCAATATCATAATCGTACCCATGACATTGAAATTACTTCAAAACAAGCCTAAACAAAGTACCCATGACATTGAAATTAACTTCAAAGATTATATATTGTCTTAgaatttcccaaaaaaaaaaagcctaaaCAAAGTACATATGACattgaaattattaaaactaCAATGACTCTCTCAACATTTCTCTTGTGCCTCTCAATCTCTATTTCTAGTCGATGTGGAATTGCTTGGACATCCGTTACTAGTTATATCTTTTCAATTTCGGTTTTTAAATGGTTGATTTTCTTCTCGCCATATAGTGGTATTTTCGGGTcatacaaacaaaaatatcCGCAAGAATGTTCAGCCTGCAAAATCAACCAACAGATTAGGAAACAAGAATTACCATTCACTTCTTAGCAAACAAGATTTAAATTTGAGATACCTCAAAGTTTTGGCAACTGAAAAATCGACGCCCGTCATTATTCTCCGTATGCACAATTCGTCTGCATGCTTTAATACCACAAAAGCATATTGGGTATTCATGTTGGCAAGAGTTCTTGCGTGAGATATTGCTAGTGCTACTACGAGCTTCCGACATTGTTGAATATCTAGTCTCGTGCAGGAAGAGGTATCTAGCCTCGGGTTCagatatgtttttctttattctcgGTCTGATTCGAGCAATATCACCAAAATTAGTTGATGATATTACTCACCATATGTATATAATCTTGATGATAACTGTTAGAAAACTAGCTATATTCATGCACAAATTATGTTGCTGTAGAGGATTTTGTCCACATACATCCCACATTCATCTATTCTACAACGTCCCTTGTTCTAAATTGCTCATACCATTTATTTTGTTAGCACCTTTGAACAATGACAAATAAAATCACCCATAAATCTAGGGAACATCTGCTTCTCATAGCCCAATGAAAAAATAAGTTGAAGAAATGCAtgattcttaaatattattttcaccaTTATATTACCTCAAGAAGCCCTGTAGTTTAGTTGCTGGATGCCTGATCCTGAACAGCTAAAGTGCATCCTTCCCAACAAAATTCATGAGTTCTGCTTTTGCCGCTTCCATTACCATCTAGAAGTCT from Juglans microcarpa x Juglans regia isolate MS1-56 chromosome 3S, Jm3101_v1.0, whole genome shotgun sequence encodes:
- the LOC121257849 gene encoding protein FAR-RED IMPAIRED RESPONSE 1-like; this encodes MDADIEFLNNECDEVEIDKEIGGDETIEEPMVGMQFSSIEEVHAYYMKYGKKKGFRVSKRNIRQDDDGTVRWFCLACTRGGTLKSTVANVMKPRQTVKMGCKARINAVLNVEGGYIISKVILDHTHACSPGKARHFRCFKKVDARVAKRLEINDKAGIRLSKNFKSVIVEAEGYENVTFGENECQNYIDKARRLRLGVGGGVALYARSRVMYESFGDVITFDTTYLTNAYKMPFALFMGVNHHEQSILVGCGLISNEDADTFEWLFQSWLQSHIVDTEKSKVPYIDAYMTLSVSMSLMNTGAYSAVRRKVENKAIANFNSFNTDIPCISRYPLEKQFQSAYTKEMGCGDGRYMFVVVDEVQIEQLKTQYPGIADHDTSNTVDTTPTTEASTPRVLSPLVVRSKGKPPSKRKVHPLRRVLRNPVRKVIAQQPS